The following is a genomic window from Labeo rohita strain BAU-BD-2019 chromosome 15, IGBB_LRoh.1.0, whole genome shotgun sequence.
AGTGTTATTTAAGTTTTCAGCCACTTTTTGTAACCTGTTGACCCTCTTCTTCAAGGTGGTACAATCCACATGGTCTGCAGGAACAAGGACAAGGCGGAAGAAGCCAGAGCGGAAATCGTCAAGGAGTCTGGAAACAAAGTATGAGTTAATATTTGCACCATTAGGATTGTTGGCCTGCAATTTAGTAGTTACAGAAGCTGATGGTAAAACAGATGGTTGTAGAAGCGTCATCTATTGTGCCTTTGAGCAAGTCAGTTAACCTCACTGAACCTGCAGTAAAAATGAGAAAGCATCTGCTTAATTAACAATAATGTAGTAGTTTGCAAATGATTTACCATTTGTGCAAAACTCAGTGACCCATATATTTATCTACACACTGTCTGTAAACAGATTTACATCTGCATCTGTTTATAATGCAAGATGGTCTTAAAATACGTGACCTTTGGCCTCTGTCTGGCTGCAGGaaatatatgtgcatattttgGATCTGTCCGAGACCAAGAAGGTGTGGGAGTTTGCGGAGTCTTTTAAGAAAAAGTACAAAACCCTGAACGTCCTGGTGAGGCTTTAAAATTGCATATACACTATGCAATTTTccaaagttcaaaagtttggggtcagtattttatttcatttattttttttttaagaatttgatgcttttattcaaagagAACTCATTAAAGTGagcaaaagtgacagtaaaatgttacaaaacatttgtatttcaaataaatgctgttcttttgaactttattattcattaaCAAATCggataaaaattaaatctatcacggtttccacaaaaatatgaacattttcaacattgataataagaagatgtgtttttgagcagcaaatcagcatattaaaatgatttctgaaggatcatgtgacattgaagactggagtaatgatgttgaaattcagctttgattgcagaaataaattacattttaacatatatttacatagaaaacacaaattttaaattgtaataatatttcacaattttcattgtatttttaatcaagtaaatgcagtcttgatgagtataagtaaattcttttaaaaacatgcaaaactcTTTACTGACCCAAAACCTGAACAGTAACAATAATGAACGATAATTTGAATGACAATACCAGCCAGTGAAAGTAATGATCATTGATTGATTTGACTGTGACAGATCAATAACGCCGGCTGTCTGATGACTAAGAGGGAGGTGAACGGTGAGGGTTTGGAAAAAAGCTTTGCAAGCAACTCTCTGGGTAAgtgagcaaacaaacaaacaaaaccagccCGATATCGCCTCAGGGCTAAAAGTCTTTCCTGCTAActtcataataaataacatcTTTAATGCCTTAGCAGACTGTTTTCACCTGATGTGAAAACCTCTGTTTCACCTCTGTTGTGTTGTTCAGCCGTGTACATCCTCATCAAGAGCCTCATTCCTCTGCTGGAGAAGAGCCCTGACCCCAGAGTGGTGAGTAAACCAGAGACTGAGAGCGACAGACAGATAGGTCAGACGGGTCACCTCTCTCTCCTGTCTTTCAGATTACAGTATCATCCGGTGGGATGCTGGTGCAGAAACTGCGAACAGGAAACCTGCAGTCTCAGAGGGGCAGATATGACGGCACTATGGTGTTCGCACAGAACAAAGTACGTATATACACATAGAGAGTCAAAAGGAGATTGTGTACGCATACAGAAGTGCTATTTATGATGCCACTTGATACTATAATCATTTTTGTTATGGAGCTCATTGTTTGATTACTTGAAATGCTGCAGTTTAGTCCAGTAATGATTtataaagaagtgtcttctgctcaccaaggctgcatttatttgcttaaaaatacagtaaaaacagtaaaattgtgagatatttttaggatttaaaatagctgttttctatgtgaatatatattcagatttaatttattcctgcgatcaaagctgaattttcagcatcattactcttcagtgtcacatgatccttcagaaattattataatatgctgaattgcaagatgtgaaCTCAGATGTGAAAAAAGGTAgggaattgtgaaatgtaaacagaattctaaaaaaaaaaacatcagaattgcaagatgtaaacttagaattttgagaaaaaaggtcataaTGACAAGATTTAATCAGTTTagaggaaaaaagtaaaaatagcaagATTTAATAagaattctaaggaaaaaaattgcgaaatgtaaacttgtaattttgacttttttcagaattttaagatTACATTTTGCAACTGTAacatttttcttagaattgtgacatGTAAAAagatttctgaggaaaaaagaagtcaaaattacgagatctaaatcagaattctgagaaaaaacatcagaattgcaagatgtaaattttaagtttacattttgcaaatttaaagtcagaattgcgagatataaacttgtaattttgacttttttttttaaaaaaacttcaaattcagaggaaaaaagtccaaattctAAAGAATTCagaattctaaagaaaaaagtcagaattgcaagatgtaaaacTTGCAATGTTgccttttttacatttcacaatttaattttttttttctcagatttgctgctcaagaaacatttctgattattatcaatgttgaaaaactcaataattttaaatacattttttaaaaggtttctttaataaaaataacatttatttgaaataaacaatgacattataaatgtcttttctgccacttttgattcatttattgcatccttgatgattaaaaatattcatttctgtCCCAAACTGATCCCAATGGTAttgtaaaatcactgtaaaaaatatacatgactATTCTGTCTCGTTGACTTCAGTAGCTGTTTATTACTTTAGTGTTTCTTGTGATATCAAAAGTGACATCTATgtacttttttctttgtgtttcagAGGCAGCAGGTGGTGATGACGGAGCAGTTTGCTAAAGCTCATCCCAACATCCATTTCTCTGTGATGCACCCCGGATGGGTCGACACGCCGAGTAATTGCATACACACATgataataaaaaacttaaaccaTGCATGTatgaatataaatgcattttcaaaaggctacatggaatatttttacttttaaaaatagtttaaactgCAAGAATGTGACTAAAATTGATAAAGAAGTAGTTGCATGATCTAAAACATGCCATTTCTGCCTTGATGTTGTTGATTTGTCCAGTGTTATTTACCTTAAATGCATTGGATAAaagaatctgctaaatgcatgaatgcatatatttatttagcattatcTGAATCTACTGATGGATTTATTCTCGCCTCTCGTTTTTTAGCCATTGCGAATGCGATGCCTGATTTCCACAGCTCTATGAAGGAGCGTTTGCGGACACCGGAGCAAGGGGCCGATACGGTCGTGTGGCTCGCTGTGTCTGAAGCGGCTGTTAAGAATCCCAGTGGGCGTTTTTACCAGGGTGAGCAAACACACacccacagacacacacacacactggctgtgctccaaaacctagtgagccgCCTTGCTGTCCACATAGGCAGCAAATGATATCTTGTACAGCAACTCCATGTGCCACACAAATGGCATTACTCATGCTGAAGCACACAGAAGCCACAATTGATTGCAACAGTTgcattaacatgttgctaaagtaatgctttaaaatgcataaatgtacttgATGTACATGACCttaagagtcagaattgcaagatgtaaacttgcaattttgccttcttttctcataattctaagtttacatttcacaattgtaacatttttctcagaattctaagatgtaaaaaaaacaaatcggaggaaaaaagtcagaattgtgagttcaattttaaatgtttaaattgcattatgtaaacaaatcattttgaggaaaaaaaagtcagaactgcaagatgtgaactttcaatttttacttttttctccgatttctgtttgcattttacgattttaaaagttttctcggaattttgagatgtaaaaagaattctgagaacaaaCATCAGAACTGCACGatgtaaacataattttaagaaaaattcataattgcaagatttaatcagaattctaaagaaaaaagtcagaattctaaatttacattttgcaattttaacatttttctcagaactctGAGAtgtaaaaagaggaaaaaagtcagaattgcgaaatgtcaacttggaattctgagaaaaaacgtcctaattgcaaaatataaacttagaattttgataataaaggtcataattacaagattttaaaaattctaaggaaaaacagtcaaaattgcgagatgcaaacgtgcaattttgacatttttctcagaattctaagtttacatttcacaattttaacattttttcagaattctgcgatgtaaacagaattctgaggaaaaaagtcgaTTTTGAGATGtgaattcagaattctgagaaaaaaaaagaattgcaaaatgtaaacagaattctgagaaaaacatcagaattgcaagatgtaatcttagaattttgagaagaaaaagaCAAATGCAAGATTTAATCagaattctaaagaaaaaaggtcagaattgcgagatgcaaacttgcagctttgacttttttctcagaattctaagtttacatttcacaattttaacattttttcagaattctgtaaacagaattctgaagaaaaaagttgaTTGTGagatttctgaggaaaaaaaagtgagaattgtgaaatgtaaacagaattctgagaaaaacatcataacTGCAAAATGTAATCTTAgaattttgagaagaaaaagtcagaattgcaagatttaaacaattctttttttatgacaacatttttctcaaaattctgagatgtaaaaagaattctgagggaaaaagtgagaattgcgagatgtgatcagaattctgagaaaaaaaactgcataattgcaagatttaaacaattctgaggaaaagggtgaaaattgtgagacataaactttcaaacttttttctcagaattctgagatgtaaaaagaattatgaggaaaaaaactcaattttgagaaaaaagtctgaattgtgagatataaatttgcaatt
Proteins encoded in this region:
- the dhrs12la gene encoding DHRS-12_like_SDR_c-like domain-containing protein; the encoded protein is MSLYRNSAWFLKGLTEFTKGAFLSASKNFVEKDLETSVAGRSFMITGANSGIGKATAMAIAKKGGTIHMVCRNKDKAEEARAEIVKESGNKEIYVHILDLSETKKVWEFAESFKKKYKTLNVLINNAGCLMTKREVNGEGLEKSFASNSLAVYILIKSLIPLLEKSPDPRVITVSSGGMLVQKLRTGNLQSQRGRYDGTMVFAQNKRQQVVMTEQFAKAHPNIHFSVMHPGWVDTPTIANAMPDFHSSMKERLRTPEQGADTVVWLAVSEAAVKNPSGRFYQDRQMVSAHLPLAWTHSSQLEDQKFMSVMEDLAKSFQPH